A stretch of Chiloscyllium punctatum isolate Juve2018m chromosome 34, sChiPun1.3, whole genome shotgun sequence DNA encodes these proteins:
- the LOC140458977 gene encoding 5,6-dihydroxyindole-2-carboxylic acid oxidase-like, which translates to MDVICAPGDGEPIRRYNQADPRFGTLPTLEDVRRTLALTQYDTPPYNTFSAGSFRAVLEGYMDPQDPAQSTASMHNLVHVYCGGTLNNVLQSSNDPIFPALHAYIDMIHEWWLRRNGEDKYPDDDANIPYGHRANDRIVPFFDPYTNKDMMKTAKAFGYDYEYF; encoded by the exons ATGGATGTTATCTGCGCCCCGGGGGACGGGGAGCCGATCCGACGCTACAACCAGGCGGACCCGCGTTTCgggaccctccccaccctggagGATGTGAGGCGGACGCTGGCCCTCACCCAGTACGACACGCCCCCGTACAACACCTTCTCCGCGGGCTCCTTCCGCGCTGTCTTGGAAG GGTACATGGACCCCCAGGACCCGGCCCAGTCCACAGCCAGCATGCACAACCTGGTCCACGTGTACTGTGGGGGTACACTCAACAACGTCCTTCAGTCCAGCAACGACCCCATCTTTCCGGCTCTGCACGCCTACATCGACAT GATCCATGAGTGGTGGTTGAGAAGGAACGGGGAGGACAAGTACCCAGACGATGACGCCAACATCCCATACGGGCACAGGGCGAACGACAGAATTGTCCCCTTCTTTGATCCGTACACAAACAAGGACATGATGAAGACAGCCAAGGCCTTTGGTTACGATTACGAGTATTTCTAA